The genomic stretch CTTCACCTTCGTCCGCAAAGTGATGGCGTATTCCTGCCCGCGGTAGACGCCGGTCTCTCCCTTTTGCCGACCGCATCCCATCACCTGGGTGAGGGTCATGCCCCGGATGCCGATGGCCTCCAAGCGCTGTTTGACCAAGTCCAGACGCTCCGGACGAAAAACCGCTTCAATCTTTTTCACTGCAGTCCACCTTTCCTAAGGAACTCCTTATTGCATGTCATAGGCGACGATGATCGCTTCTGCCACGGCTTTCAAACTCATCCGTTTGTTCATGGACTGCTTCTGGATGCGCCGGAAGGCTTCCGACTCATTGATGCCCAGGTTACGCATCAAGAGACCTTTCGCCTTCTCGACGAGCTTGCGCGTCTCGATGGTAT from Heliomicrobium modesticaldum Ice1 encodes the following:
- a CDS encoding P-II family nitrogen regulator, whose amino-acid sequence is MKKIEAVFRPERLDLVKQRLEAIGIRGMTLTQVMGCGRQKGETGVYRGQEYAITLRTKVKLELAVADGEVESVVQAIIEAARTGNVGDGKIFVLPIEEAVRIRTGERGAIAL